One Festucalex cinctus isolate MCC-2025b chromosome 3, RoL_Fcin_1.0, whole genome shotgun sequence DNA window includes the following coding sequences:
- the LOC144015619 gene encoding protein tyrosine phosphatase domain-containing protein 1 isoform X2, producing MGIIASLSNISPKARENLVKAIPPKLLCLLACGGVDCRYEGPDCWNANQQVIRGIFSSWVTDDIIAMARPSKSLIDKYNIIEQFQRLNIRSIINTQMPGEHAHCGPPLDPESGFTYSPQIFMENDIYFYNFGMPDFRVSSLVSIIDGVKVLAFAVGEGRVAVHCHAGLGRTGVLIACYLIYTLRISPNEAVHYVRIKRPRSIQTRAQISQVFDFARLLSTQLVQYPDLSLRHGCPVTLQHFLNRQALLLHGQEARTLRYIPKVVYLLCVHLSCLSMGLPAAPEINAELEKRSALRILTRVVKETLLSKQFLPLLREHHNIVRVSTGSVSSWDEQLGSLERKRKDLLLDKRSYSDSDLSKMAELEMSPWCEWDAIGSKLRPRTSKTAPLSPHLITNNHTHACIIQPSDNPARKCTVKKTQSKYSSNIELCKSTHNVRPTSVARAIAKAMADQGPPEETVLQRSSLLQEELNSSECGWALLVTETDPQVLTCLLWTWLEKLKEPVLGAEDIVRLSCVGRKRKPLGVLKKSQKHTIYCLLSCVNTVTSLCPHREDVVLQRLIRALTKRSQEDIGSLANLLNLMRAHLRETFHKSSYIQRAYSCDTTL from the exons ATGGGAATTATAGCAAGTCTGTCCAACATATCGCCAAAG GCCCGGGAGAACCTGGTAAAGGCGATACCGCCCAAGCTGCTGTGCCTGCTGGCCTGTGGTGGAGTGGACTGCCGTTACGAAGGACCAGACTGCTGGAATGCAAACCAGCAGGTTATACGTGGCATTTTCTCATCATG GGtgactgatgacatcatcgcCATGGCACGGCCGTCCAAAAGCTTGATTGACAAGTATAACATCATTGAGCAATTCCAACG ATTAAACATCAGATCAATCATAAACACGCAAATGCCAGGCGAGCACGCTCACTGTGGACCCCCGCTAGACCCTGAAAGTGGCTTCACGTACTCGCCGCAGATCTTCATGgagaatgaca TTTACTTTTACAACTTTGGGATGCCAGACTTCCGCGTGTCTTCCCTGGTCAGCATAATAGATGGGGTAAAGGTGCTGGCCTTTGCAGTGGGGGAAGGCAGGGTTGCTGTGCACTGCCACGCAGGCCTCGGAAGAACAG GTGTCCTGATAGCCTGCTACTTAATCTACACTTTACGCATCAGTCCAAACGAGGCCGTCCATTACGTGCGTATCAAGAGGCCGCGCTCCATCCAAACTCGAGCGCAGATCAGCCAGGTGTTCGACTTTGCTCGGCTCCTCAGTACGCAGTTGGTTCAGTACCCAGACCTCAGCCTGCGACACGGATGCCCCGTCACCCTGCAGCACTTCCTCAACCGCCAGGCGCTCCTGCTGCACGGGCAAGAGGCCCGCACGCTCAGATACATTCCCAAG GTGGTGTACCTCTTGTGTGTGCACCTCTCCTGCTTGTCGATGGGACTACCTGCGGCTCCGGAGATAAACGCAGAACTGGAGAAGAGGTCAGCACTGAGGATCCTGACCAGAGTGGTGAAGGAAACCCTGTTGTCCAAACAGTTCCTGCCCTTGCTGAGGGAACATCACAACATCGTACGGGTGAGCACGGGCTCCGTGTCCTCATGGGATGAGCAGCTGGGATCCttggagaggaagaggaaggacTTGCTTTTGGACAAGCGCAGCTACAGTGACTCTGACCTCTCCAAGATGGCG GAACTGGAGATGAGTCCCTGGTGTGAATGGGATGCGATAGGATCCAAACTGAGACCACGGACCTCCAAGACCGCCCCACTTTCACCACACCTGATCACCAATAACCACACCCATGCATGCATTATACAGCCAAGCGACAACCCTGCTAGAAAGTGTACGGTCAAAAAGACTCAATCCAAGTACAGCTCCAACATAGAG TTGTGTAAGAGCACACACAATGTGCGCCCAACCTCAGTGGCTCGCGCCATTGCTAAGGCAATGGCGGACCAAGGTCCGCCGGAAGAAACCGTCCTACAGCGATCATCTCTTCTGCAG GAGGAGCTGAACAGCAGTGAATGTGGCTGGGCTCTTTTGGTCACCGAGACGGATCCTCAGGTTctgacgtgtctgctgtggaccTGGCTAGAGAAGTTAAAA GAGCCTGTTCTTGGTGCCGAGGATATAGTAAGGTTGAGTTGTGTGGGACGCAAGCGGAAGCCTCTTGGTGTGCTCAAGAAG TCACAGAAGCACACCATCTATTGTCTGTTGAGCTGTGTCAACACGGTGACCAGCCTGTGTCCACACAGAGAAGACGTCGTGCTGCAGCGACTGATACGAGCACTGACAAAG CGGTCTCAAGAGGACATTGGAAGCCTTGCAAATTTACTAAATCTCATGAGGGCCCATTTGAGGGAGACCTTTCACAAAAGCAGCTACATCCAGAGAGCCTACAGCTGTGACACTACGCTTTGA
- the LOC144015619 gene encoding protein tyrosine phosphatase domain-containing protein 1 isoform X1 produces the protein MQTHVPVPRPAYSQARENLVKAIPPKLLCLLACGGVDCRYEGPDCWNANQQVIRGIFSSWVTDDIIAMARPSKSLIDKYNIIEQFQRLNIRSIINTQMPGEHAHCGPPLDPESGFTYSPQIFMENDIYFYNFGMPDFRVSSLVSIIDGVKVLAFAVGEGRVAVHCHAGLGRTGVLIACYLIYTLRISPNEAVHYVRIKRPRSIQTRAQISQVFDFARLLSTQLVQYPDLSLRHGCPVTLQHFLNRQALLLHGQEARTLRYIPKVVYLLCVHLSCLSMGLPAAPEINAELEKRSALRILTRVVKETLLSKQFLPLLREHHNIVRVSTGSVSSWDEQLGSLERKRKDLLLDKRSYSDSDLSKMAELEMSPWCEWDAIGSKLRPRTSKTAPLSPHLITNNHTHACIIQPSDNPARKCTVKKTQSKYSSNIELCKSTHNVRPTSVARAIAKAMADQGPPEETVLQRSSLLQEELNSSECGWALLVTETDPQVLTCLLWTWLEKLKEPVLGAEDIVRLSCVGRKRKPLGVLKKSQKHTIYCLLSCVNTVTSLCPHREDVVLQRLIRALTKRSQEDIGSLANLLNLMRAHLRETFHKSSYIQRAYSCDTTL, from the exons ATGCAGACCCATGTTCCAGTTCCACGACCCGCTTACTCCCAGGCCCGGGAGAACCTGGTAAAGGCGATACCGCCCAAGCTGCTGTGCCTGCTGGCCTGTGGTGGAGTGGACTGCCGTTACGAAGGACCAGACTGCTGGAATGCAAACCAGCAGGTTATACGTGGCATTTTCTCATCATG GGtgactgatgacatcatcgcCATGGCACGGCCGTCCAAAAGCTTGATTGACAAGTATAACATCATTGAGCAATTCCAACG ATTAAACATCAGATCAATCATAAACACGCAAATGCCAGGCGAGCACGCTCACTGTGGACCCCCGCTAGACCCTGAAAGTGGCTTCACGTACTCGCCGCAGATCTTCATGgagaatgaca TTTACTTTTACAACTTTGGGATGCCAGACTTCCGCGTGTCTTCCCTGGTCAGCATAATAGATGGGGTAAAGGTGCTGGCCTTTGCAGTGGGGGAAGGCAGGGTTGCTGTGCACTGCCACGCAGGCCTCGGAAGAACAG GTGTCCTGATAGCCTGCTACTTAATCTACACTTTACGCATCAGTCCAAACGAGGCCGTCCATTACGTGCGTATCAAGAGGCCGCGCTCCATCCAAACTCGAGCGCAGATCAGCCAGGTGTTCGACTTTGCTCGGCTCCTCAGTACGCAGTTGGTTCAGTACCCAGACCTCAGCCTGCGACACGGATGCCCCGTCACCCTGCAGCACTTCCTCAACCGCCAGGCGCTCCTGCTGCACGGGCAAGAGGCCCGCACGCTCAGATACATTCCCAAG GTGGTGTACCTCTTGTGTGTGCACCTCTCCTGCTTGTCGATGGGACTACCTGCGGCTCCGGAGATAAACGCAGAACTGGAGAAGAGGTCAGCACTGAGGATCCTGACCAGAGTGGTGAAGGAAACCCTGTTGTCCAAACAGTTCCTGCCCTTGCTGAGGGAACATCACAACATCGTACGGGTGAGCACGGGCTCCGTGTCCTCATGGGATGAGCAGCTGGGATCCttggagaggaagaggaaggacTTGCTTTTGGACAAGCGCAGCTACAGTGACTCTGACCTCTCCAAGATGGCG GAACTGGAGATGAGTCCCTGGTGTGAATGGGATGCGATAGGATCCAAACTGAGACCACGGACCTCCAAGACCGCCCCACTTTCACCACACCTGATCACCAATAACCACACCCATGCATGCATTATACAGCCAAGCGACAACCCTGCTAGAAAGTGTACGGTCAAAAAGACTCAATCCAAGTACAGCTCCAACATAGAG TTGTGTAAGAGCACACACAATGTGCGCCCAACCTCAGTGGCTCGCGCCATTGCTAAGGCAATGGCGGACCAAGGTCCGCCGGAAGAAACCGTCCTACAGCGATCATCTCTTCTGCAG GAGGAGCTGAACAGCAGTGAATGTGGCTGGGCTCTTTTGGTCACCGAGACGGATCCTCAGGTTctgacgtgtctgctgtggaccTGGCTAGAGAAGTTAAAA GAGCCTGTTCTTGGTGCCGAGGATATAGTAAGGTTGAGTTGTGTGGGACGCAAGCGGAAGCCTCTTGGTGTGCTCAAGAAG TCACAGAAGCACACCATCTATTGTCTGTTGAGCTGTGTCAACACGGTGACCAGCCTGTGTCCACACAGAGAAGACGTCGTGCTGCAGCGACTGATACGAGCACTGACAAAG CGGTCTCAAGAGGACATTGGAAGCCTTGCAAATTTACTAAATCTCATGAGGGCCCATTTGAGGGAGACCTTTCACAAAAGCAGCTACATCCAGAGAGCCTACAGCTGTGACACTACGCTTTGA
- the cimap1b gene encoding ciliary microtubule associated protein 1B isoform X1 — protein MKLWIKLSIMPDEVPWIGPWRPHRPRGPIAALYSSPGPKYALPSLTGSTLHDPTKFKAPSYSFRDKHYDTSTQEISPGPKHLIPSNITKTGRDGTPAFSFGSRPKDLARFHIPAPNQYHLESSDKVAYHSSPSYTLSGRGKQVVHSNQTTPGPASNSLPPVFGPKTVNIRAAPAHSLYGRGKNGNFMEDYTKSPGPAAYQAVDPQIYLNKSPQYSMPGRKFIPEGATRTPAPGVYRPEKVTTTHSKAPAYTFGLRHSQYTVCPIMDADRYQQSLSFL, from the exons ATGAAACTTTGGATCAAACTTTCC ATAATGCCTGATGAAGTGCCTTGGATTGGACCATGGAGGCCCCACAGACCACGAGGGCCCATAGCTGCTCTCTATAGCAGCCCAGGGCCAAAGTATGCACTACCTTCATTGACAG GATCTACGTTACATGATCCGACAAAATTCAAAGCCCCCAGTTATAGCTTTCGGGACAAACACTATGACACAAGCACGCAAGAAATCTCACCCGGACCTAAACACCTCATCCCGTCCAATATCACCAAAACTGGTCGTGATGGGACACCAGCGTTTTCGTTCGGAAGTCGCCCCAAGGACCTGGCGCGCTTCCACATCCCTGCACCCA ACCAATACCACCTTGAAAGTTCAGACAAGGTCGCTTATCACTCCTCTCCTTCATATACGTTGTCCGGGAGGGGGAAACAAGTTGTACATAGCAACCAGACTACACCCG GTCCAGCATCCAACAGTCTACCTCCTGTGTTTGGGCCCAAAACTGTGAACATACGCGCAGCACCCGCACATTCGCTCTACGGTCGTGGTAAAAATGGCAACTTCATGGAAGACTACACAAAG TCTCCAGGCCCTGCAGCCTATCAAGCTGTGGATCCCCAAATTTACCTAAACAAATCCCCTCAGTACAGCATGCCAGGTCGCAAGTTCATCCCTGAAGGCGCTACGAGGACGCCAGCGCCTGGAGTCTACCGCCCTGAGAAG GTCACCACCACACATTCCAAAGCGCCAGCCTACACCTTTGGACTGCGTCACTCGCAATACACCGTATGCCCCATCATGGATGCAGATCGATACCAACAGTCACTCTCCTTTCTTTGA
- the cimap1b gene encoding ciliary microtubule associated protein 1B isoform X2: protein MPDEVPWIGPWRPHRPRGPIAALYSSPGPKYALPSLTGSTLHDPTKFKAPSYSFRDKHYDTSTQEISPGPKHLIPSNITKTGRDGTPAFSFGSRPKDLARFHIPAPNQYHLESSDKVAYHSSPSYTLSGRGKQVVHSNQTTPGPASNSLPPVFGPKTVNIRAAPAHSLYGRGKNGNFMEDYTKSPGPAAYQAVDPQIYLNKSPQYSMPGRKFIPEGATRTPAPGVYRPEKVTTTHSKAPAYTFGLRHSQYTVCPIMDADRYQQSLSFL, encoded by the exons ATGCCTGATGAAGTGCCTTGGATTGGACCATGGAGGCCCCACAGACCACGAGGGCCCATAGCTGCTCTCTATAGCAGCCCAGGGCCAAAGTATGCACTACCTTCATTGACAG GATCTACGTTACATGATCCGACAAAATTCAAAGCCCCCAGTTATAGCTTTCGGGACAAACACTATGACACAAGCACGCAAGAAATCTCACCCGGACCTAAACACCTCATCCCGTCCAATATCACCAAAACTGGTCGTGATGGGACACCAGCGTTTTCGTTCGGAAGTCGCCCCAAGGACCTGGCGCGCTTCCACATCCCTGCACCCA ACCAATACCACCTTGAAAGTTCAGACAAGGTCGCTTATCACTCCTCTCCTTCATATACGTTGTCCGGGAGGGGGAAACAAGTTGTACATAGCAACCAGACTACACCCG GTCCAGCATCCAACAGTCTACCTCCTGTGTTTGGGCCCAAAACTGTGAACATACGCGCAGCACCCGCACATTCGCTCTACGGTCGTGGTAAAAATGGCAACTTCATGGAAGACTACACAAAG TCTCCAGGCCCTGCAGCCTATCAAGCTGTGGATCCCCAAATTTACCTAAACAAATCCCCTCAGTACAGCATGCCAGGTCGCAAGTTCATCCCTGAAGGCGCTACGAGGACGCCAGCGCCTGGAGTCTACCGCCCTGAGAAG GTCACCACCACACATTCCAAAGCGCCAGCCTACACCTTTGGACTGCGTCACTCGCAATACACCGTATGCCCCATCATGGATGCAGATCGATACCAACAGTCACTCTCCTTTCTTTGA